The genomic interval TACGACTAACAATGGTTTACCCCGCCATATTGCCATTATTATGGATGGCAATGGCCGTTGGGCAAAAAAGCGGTTTATGCCTCGAGTCGTTGGGCATAAAGCAGGGGTAAAAACCGTTAAAGAACTGGTTGATTTTTGTACGGACCAAAAAATAGAGGTGTTATCACTCTTTGCTTTTAGCAGTGAAAATTGGCGTAGACCCCAAGAAGAAGTTTCGTTATTGATGAAATTGTTTGTGACGACCTTGCGTTCAGAAGTAAAAAAAATGATGCGTAAAAATGTCAAACTAGTTTGTATTGGTGAGCGAGCTGTTTTTTCGAGTGAATTACAGCATGAAATAAACGAAGGTGAAAGGCTCACTAAAAATAACGATGGTTTGACGCTGGTGATTGCCGTTAATTACGGGGGGCATTGGGATATAGCTCAAGCCGCAAATCAGGTTGCCTTAAAAATAACGAATAAAACAATAACCAGTCCT from Methylococcales bacterium carries:
- a CDS encoding isoprenyl transferase; this translates as MSNDSLPTTNNGLPRHIAIIMDGNGRWAKKRFMPRVVGHKAGVKTVKELVDFCTDQKIEVLSLFAFSSENWRRPQEEVSLLMKLFVTTLRSEVKKMMRKNVKLVCIGERAVFSSELQHEINEGERLTKNNDGLTLVIAVNYGGHWDIAQAANQVALKITNKTITSPVITETLISQHLSTASLPDPDLFIRTGGEQRISNFLLWQLAYTEFYFTPTLWPDFNSAALQKAIDSFKGRQRRFGRTGDQVLSKS